From the genome of Meriones unguiculatus strain TT.TT164.6M chromosome 17, Bangor_MerUng_6.1, whole genome shotgun sequence:
gcctgcctctgcctccccgagtgggggtgggatggggggatGAGGACTCGGGTGCGAACCCGGCTGGAGCCGCCAGCGCTCAGggtgggtggctcacagccacaggTACCTCCCGTTCCGGGGGGTCTGACGCCCCCTTCTGGCACtggtgggcactgcacacacgtgATGTGCAAAATACACGGATTCACCTGGAACTAaaaagtaataatttaaaaaattaacccttaaaagcaaacaaatgggCAGTGGTGTcagcagaggcgggcagatctctggattcgagggcagcctggtctacagagtgagttccaggacggccagggctgaACAGAGAGACCCGGTTTTGACAAACAAAAAAGCTCCCTCAGAGGCGGTCTCCCAACAAAGCCGGAAACCAACAGCGGCCTCGGCTCCTACAGTGCGGGGTGGGCGCGACTAGGCCGGAGCTAGCCCGTTTCTTTCAAAGTTCCAACCTAAAGAGTGGACAAGGCCAAAGCGGGCGGCTCCGGGCGTGGTGGGCGCGGCGAGCAGGGGCGTGGCTAAGCCTCGGCCTGACTAGCAGGCGGGGTAACGCAGCGGAGTGGAGGGGCGTGACCGGGGGTGTGACGGACAGGGTGGGCGTGGTCAAGCTGGGGCTGTGCGGGGTGGGCCCAGCTCCCTGCGGGAGCTCTTCCCGGGCTCGCGGCGTGCTGCGGAAGGTGGGCACGGCCGGAGCGCCCTGCCCACCCGCCTTCTCCCCCGGGCCCCCAGGCAGGTGCTGCGCGACCACAACTGCCTGCAGACGCTGCTGCAGCACCTCACGTCGCACAGCCTGACCATCGTGAGCAACGCGTGCGGCACCCTCTGGAACCTGTCGGCCCGCAGCCCGCGCGACCAGGAGCTGCTGTGGGACCTGGGGGCCGTGGGCATGCTGCGCAACCTGGTGCACTCCAAGCACAAGATGATCGCCATGGGCAGCGCCGCGGCCCTGCGGAACCTGCTGGCCCACCGGCCGGCCAAGTACCAGGCGGCGGCCGCGGCCGTGTCCCCCGGCAGCTGCGTGCCCAGCCTGTACGTCCGCAAGCAGCGGGCTCTGGAGGCCGAGCTGGACGCCCGGCACCTGGCGCACGCGCTGGGCCACCTGGAGAAGCAGGGCCTGCCCGAGGCGGAGGCCGCGACGAAGAAGGCCCCGCCGCCGCTGCGCCACCTCGACGGGCTGGTGCAGGACTACGCCTCGGACTCCGGCTGCTTCGACGACGACGACGCCCCGTCCCTGGCCGCCGCGGCTACCACGGCCGAGCCCGGCAGCCCGGCGGTGCTGTCCATGTTCCTGGGCGGCCCCTTCCTCCAGGGCCAGGCGCTGGCGCGCGCCCCCGCCGCCCGCCAGGGCGGCCTAGAGGCCGAGAAGGAGGCTGTGGGCGGGGAGGCGGCCGTGGCCGCCAAGGCCAAGGCCAAGCTGGCGCTGGCTGTGGCTCGGATCGACCGGCTGGTGGAGGACATCTCTGCCCTGCACACCTCCTCGGATGACAGCTTCAGCCTCAGCTCGGGGGACCCCGGGCAGGAGGCGCCGGCACCGAGGGAGGGCCGCGCCCAGTCGTGCTCTCCGTGCCGGGGCACCGAGGGCGGGCGGCGCGAGGCCGGCGGCCGGGCGCACCCTCTGCTGAGGCTCAAGGCGGCCCACACCAGCCTCTCCAACGACAGCCTCAACAGCGGTAGCACGAGCGATGGCTACTGTCCCCGGGAACACATGCGGCCCTGCCCACTGGCTGCGCTGGCCGAGCACCATGACGACCCCATGCGTGGGCAGGCTCGGCCTAGCCGGCTGGACCTGGACCTCCCCGGCCGGAGCGAGCCGCCTGCCCGGGACACGGCAGCCGCCCGCGTGCGCACCATCAAGCTGTCCCCCACCTATCAGCACGTGCCACTGCTGGACGGTGCCGCCGCCACCGGTGTCAGACCCCTTGCGGGCCCGGGAGCCTCCCCGGGGGCCCGGAAGCAGGCGTGGCTGCCTGCGGACAGCCTGAGCAAAGTCCCCGAGAAACTGGTGGCCCCCCCGCTGCCCGTGGCAAGCAGGGTGCTGCAGAAGCTGGTGGCCCAGGACGGGCCGCTGTCCCTTTCGCGGTGtagctctctgtcctctctgtcttcCGCCGGCCATGCTGGCCCCAGCCAGGCCGGGAACCTTGAGGACAGCGACTCGTCCCTGGAGGGGCTTGAGGAGGCTGGTCCCGGCGAGGCCGAGCTGGACGGGGCGTGGCGGGCATCGGGGTCCACCTCTCTGCCCGTGTCCATCCCAGCGCCCTGCCGGGGGCGCAGCCGGGGCCTCGGGGTGGAGGACGCCACGCCATCCAGCTCGTCGGAGAACTGCGTCCAGGAGACGCCCTTGGTCCTGAGCCGCTGTAGCTCCGTGAGCTCCCTGGGCAGCTTCGAGAGCCGCTCCATCGCCAGCTCCATCCCCAGCGACCCGTGCAGCGGGCTGGGCAGTGGCACAGTGAGTCCCAGCGAGCTGCCCGACAGCCCGGGGCAGACGATGCCACCGAGCCGCAGCAAGACGCCGCCGGCGCCTCCTGGCCAGCCCGAGACCAGCCAGTTCAGCCTGCAGTGGGAGAGCTACGTGAAACGCTTCCTGGACATCGCTGACTGTCGGGAGAGGTGCCAGCCGCCGTCGGAGCTGGACGCGGGCAGCGTGCGCTTCACGGTGGAGAAGCCGGACGAGAACTTCTCCTGCGCGTCCAGCCTCAGCGCGCTGGCCCTGCACGAGCTGTACGTCCAGAAGGACGTGGAGCTGCGCCTGAGGCCGCCGGCCTGCCCAGAGCGCGCGGCAGGCGGCAGCGGGCACCGCCGCAGGGACGAGGCCGGGGGCCGCCTGGACGGCCCGGCGCCCACTGGCCCTCGGGCTCGGTCGGCCGCCGAGAAAGAGCTGGAGGCGCTGCGTGAGTGTCTGGGGGCTGCCGTGCCCGCCAGGCTCCACAAGGTGGCCTCGGCCCTGGTGCCCGGCCGCCGCGCGCTGCCGGTCCCCGTGTACATGTTGGTGCCCGCCCCGGCTCCGGAGGAGGACGGCGGCACGGACTCCGCCGAGGGCACGCCCGTCAACTTCTCCAGCGCTGCCTCGCTCAGCGACGAGACCCTCCAGGGCCCCTCCAGGGACAAGCCAGGCGGGCCCGCAGACAGGCAGAAACCCACCGGCCGAGCCGCCCCCTCCAGGCAGGCCCGCGGGCACCGAGCTAAGGCAGCGGGCGCTGGCAAGAGCGCAGAGCCCGCCCGAGGGGCCGGCAGGAACCGGGCAGGTTTGGAGCTGCCCCTCAGCCGGCCGCAGAGCGCCCCGTCCAACAGGGATGGCGCGTGCCAGCCCCGGAGCCGCGGGGACGGGGCCCTGCAGTCCCTGTGCCTCACGACGCCCACGGAGGAAGCTGTGTACTGCTTCTACGACTCCGAGGAGGAGCCGCCGGCCGCCGCGCCGCCACCTCGGAGGGCGTCCGCCATCCCCCGGGCTCTGAAGCGTGAGAAAGCCGCGGGCAGGAAGGAGGCCCCAGCCAGGGCAGCGCAGCCCGCCGTCGCACCCGCGAGGGCGCAGCCCAGGCTGATCGTGGACGAGACGCCCCCCTGCTATTCCCTGACCTCCTCGGCTAGTTCCCTCAGCGAGCCCGAGGCCTCAGAGCAGCCGGCCGGCCACCCTCGGGCAGGCCGGGCGCAGGCAGCCGCCAGGGCCCCGGGCCTGGGCAGCAAACAGAACAGCTCTCCCAGCCCGAGGGCCGAGGAGAAACTGCTGCAGCGCTGTATCAGCTCGGCCCTGCCCAGGCGCCGCACCCAGGTCCCCGGCTCGAGGCGGCGCAAGCCCAGAGCTGCCCGGTCCGACGTGAGGCCCGCCGAGGTACCCCGAAAATGCCGTGAGGAGGTGCCTGGCTCCGACCCGGCCTCTGACTTAGACAGTGTGGAGTGGCAGGCCATCCAGGAGGGCGCAAACTCCATTGTCACGTGGCTGCACCAGGCAGCCGCCAAGACCAGTCTGGAGGCCTCCTCCGAGTCCGATTCCCTCCTGTCCCTGGTGTCCGGGCTGTCGGCAGGCTCCACCCTGCCGTCCTCCAAGCCCAGGAGAGGGCGGAAGCCTGCCACCGAGGCCGGGAGTGCCTGGCGTCCAGAGAAACGTGGCCCAGCCTCCACCAAGGTCGGCGGGAGCGCCCGGCTTCCCGGCGGCCCTGAGAAGGCCAGGGGTACCCAGAAAACGGCGGCCGGGGAGCCGGCCATGCTTCGGGGGCGGACGGTCATCTACGCGGCCAGCCCGGCCTCCCGGGCTCAGGCCAGAGGACTTTCTGGACCTTGTACGGCACCCAAGAAGACGGGGGCCTCGGGTGCCGCTCCGCCGGAAACTGCCACCAAGGCCCCCAGCCCCGCACAGCAGCGTTCGCGGAGCCTCCACCGACCCGGCAAGATCTCTGAACTGGCGGCCTTGAGCCACCCTCCGCGCAGCGCCACGCCTCCAGCCCGCCTGGCCAAGGCGCCATCCTCCAGCTCCTCACAGAGCTCGCCCGCGTCCCAGCCCCTGCCCAGGCGCTCCCCGCTGGCCACCCCAACGGCAGGGCCCCTGCCTGGCCCCGGAGGGTCCCCAGCGCCCAAGTCACCGGCCCGGGCCCTTCTGGCTAAGCAACACAAGACCCAGAAGTCACCAGTGCGGATCCCGTTCATGCAAAGGCCAGCCAGGCGAGGGCCACCGGCGCTGGCCATGCCGTCCCCAGAGCCGGGCCCCAGGGGCCGGGCCGGGGCCGAGGGCGCTTCCGGGGCGCGCGGCGGCCGCCTGGGCCTAGTGCGCGTGGCCTCCGCCCGCTCCAGCGGCAGCGAGTCCTCGGACCGCTCCGGCTTCCGGAGGCAGCTGACCTTCATCAAGGAATCCCCCGGCCTCCTCCGGCGCCGCAGGTCGGAGCTGGCCTCCCCGGCCTCCGCGGCCTCCCCGGCCTCCCCGGCCCCGGCCGCCTCGCCCCGCCGCGGCCGGCCCGCGCTCCCCGCCGTCTTCCTCTGCTCCTCTCGCTGTGAGGAGCTGCGGGCGTCTCCGCGGCGGCCCCCCGGCCCGCAGAGGTCCCCGCAGGCCAAGCCGGGGCTCGCCGCCCCGCGGGCGCCCCGGCGCACCAGCTCCGAGAGCCCCTCGCGCCTGCCCGTGCGCGCGGCCCCGGCGCGGCCCGAGACGGTCAAGCGCTACGCGTCGCTGCCGCACATCAGCGTGGGGCGCGGGCCGGACGGCACCGCCCCCGCCCCCGGCGGCCGGCCGGGCGCCCCTCGCCGGGGCAGCGACGGCGAGGCCAGGCCGCTGCCCAGGGTGGCCGCGCCGGGCACCACCTGGCGCCGCATCAGGGACGAGGACGTCCCGCACATCCTGCGCAGCACGCTGCCCGCCACGGCCCTGCCGCTCAGGAGCCCGTCGCCCCAGGACGGCCCCGCGGGCGCCCCGCCGCGCAAGACCAGCGACGCGGTGGTGCAGACGGAGGACGTGGCCGCCCCTAAGACCAACTCCAGCACGTCGCCCAGCCTGGAGAGCAGGGACCCCCCGCAGGCCCCGGCCGGCGGCCCCGCTGCTCCGCCGGGCAGCGACGTGGACGGTCCAGCCGTCGCCAAGCCACCCGCCTCCGCGCCCTTCAGCCACGAGGGCCTGAGCGTCGTCGCGGGGGGCTTCCCCACCAGCAGGCACGGCTCCCCCAGCAGGGCGGCCCGGGTCCCCCCTTTCAACTACGTGCCCAGCCCCATGGCGGTGGCCACGCCGGCCAGTGACTCGGCAGTGGAGAAAGCGCCTGTCACCTCTCCAGCCAGCCTCCAGGAGTAGGGGGCGTAGGCCGGCCTTCGGGAACATTCTCTCCTCGTCCTGTGACCCGTCACCCTGCGGGCCTGCTCGCCTGATGCTCCGAGGAGGCCCACCTCAGGCCCTCAGAGGCCCTGTTCCGCTCGCATCTCCGCACCTTAGAGCCAGCCCCTGCTTCCGCGCCTGGGGCTTGAgggaactggctatgtagactGGCAGCTGCGGGGCACGCACGGCGCCGTTTCCTGAGCTCGGCCTGGGAAGGGGGTGAACAGCCACGCTCCGAGGGTCACTAGCTGTGGGGCCCACGCAGGACCTGTCCCGGGCTGCTCCGGGTGGGAGGCTGGCCGCCGCCTCTAGGGAGATGACCGAGCTTGCCTGCCCAAGGTGGGGACAGGCTGGGAGCGGGGGAGAGCGGTGCGCCTCCTCTTGGCCGCGAGACCGCCTCCGCCCTGTAGGGTGGAAGCCTGTGGTTAGTGCCGGGGTAATCGGCTAACGACTCTGCCAGGCATGTTCGCTTTCTCAGAGGCGGCTGAGGAGCGCCGCGTGAGGGTTTGCAGCCATGCTGCTCACAGGGCACTCCTGGCCGCCGAGAGATCGCCGAGGGTGACCCTAGGGTGACGGACCCTAAGTCCCTTCACCGTCTGATGGGAGGGACTCTAACTCTGATGACTAGCCGGCTGCCGGCTGGCTGGGTCCTGGGCACGGAGGGAGTCAGGGAGAGCAGGCCCAGGCAGCTACCATCTGTGGGAAGGGGCAGGCCCATCTGTGGGAGCCTGGTCCTTCCCCGCTGTGTGTGATGCTAGATGTCAGGACCTGGGCAGATCCTCAGATCAGCCACAGCCTGGAATCAAAGTGGGGGTTGGAGACAAGGTGGGAAGGCTGGGGCTGGTGTGGAGAGCAGGAGTCAAGGTGGAGAGCGGGATACAGACCCAAGGTAGCCAGGCCTCCACCCCGGGACCCCGGGTAAAGCACTCCTTCCTACAAAGAGAGCCAGCAACCTCTCTCCTGTAGGACACCGGGCTGTGCTTTGCAAGGGGACCTGTAGCCGGGGCCACCTGAGGGAGTTCTCCCAGGGGACACAGTCCCTTCAGCGGGCCTCGAGGCCCTGCTCCGAGAggtgtttttctcttctgggacagggtttctctacgtagccctggctgtcctagactcgctttgtagcccaggctggccttgaactcacagcgatccacctgcctccgcctcctgagtgctgggatgtgccaccacaccgGGCTGAGAAGTGGTTTTGAAAACTAGGTGGAAGGCCCTGGAAGGACCCGTGGGCACCCGCTGCCCTCTCCTGCCAGCGCTTTTTATGGTGGGGAGCGGACAGACTCAGGCTTGCCACCGTGCATGGGTAGGCTGGCTGGGGACGCCGTGAGGGCGGACCATCCAGTGCTGTGCCCACCTATCTCGGACTATCCTCCCAGCGCTTTGAAATCCCACACAGCCCAAGGGAtgcctgttgctctccttgtcgcCTCCACTTCGGGGACCGCGTCACAGCAGGGACTCCGGCACTAACCGTTCACTCCCCGGACCTCGCCTGCCAGACAGGGCATGCTGGCCTGTGGGTGACTggcagggaggggacaggaaggcCTTCCTCACAACCAATCAAGGCGGCTCTGGGACGCCAACCCATTCCCACCATGCACCCAGGATGACCCCGCGCTAGGGCCATGGCGGTGGACACACTTCCAGCTGGGGTTGGGGGGCTGATCTGCATCTCTCTAGACCGAGCACCACGCACTGTGAGACCCTGGGGGGTACGTATGCTGCTCCATGCCTTGGTTTCCCCATGTGGGCCGTGGGGAGGACTCAGAGTGGAGCAGAGATGTCTGGGGCCACGGCACCAGCATGCAAGAGCcatccctcttctggccacctccTGTCCCATCAGCCTTGGGTCCAGCAGCCACATTTGCCTTCTCCAACCCACACAGTGGGGATGCAGACACAGAGCAACTACCAGCCCAGGGGAAGAGCTGGCATGGGGCAGCAGCCTCTGGAGCGCCCTTGGAGACTGAACAGGCAGGGGCTGCTGTCCTCCAGGCTGCCAGCGTCCATTGCAGACTAGCCACTGGGTGCCTGAACAGGGCAACACGCCCACCAGTTACCTCACCGTCTGTCCTGTCTGTCCCACGGCAGGGTCATGCCCTCGCTCACACCCGGTCAGCCTGTCCTCCGCTGCTGTCACCTCTCTGTCCTGTTCTACAGTGTCACACTTCTGTATATATTGATCCCAGCCCCGTGTAGACCCCTGGGAGGACACCAGCCTGGCTTCTGGTTCTCGTTCACATCTTTAATAAAGCGAGTCCCTCTGGGGTGCCCAAGGCTTTCATCTTCAACATGGgttctgcgggggggggggggggtccagaACTTTCTACGGCAGCTATGGTCCAAGCACACAAGGCATTTGTGTGGGCCTGAGCTCCCAGCTGGCTGGACACGGCGTCAGGTCTCCACATGCTGGAGCAGAACTTGATTCAGGGTCAGCCAAGCCACACCTGGCCATCTGCTCTCGGACACTGGCCAACGGTGGTAGAGGCAGGGACGGGACCCGGGAACCCAGGCTACACTAGTCAGGCCAAACAGGTCGGTGGCCACCAGGAATGGGGAATGGCAGGAATAACCTGGCCACACATGAAGGCCATTTTTAACACAGTCCCAGGCCGTTTGGGACTGAGACCTCGCGTAGGGTGGCCGACGCCTGAGGTGCGAGGGGGCCGGCATAGACGTGGGCCCCAGCGATCCAGTGTCCAGCTTAGGGGAGGTCCATGCTCAGGTATCAAACACCTTTGATCTTCCAGGAATAAAGCCCACCCACCCTAGCGTGGCACCTCACACAGGGGTCCAGTGAGTGCCCAGCTCTGCTTGCACCACAGGGAGCTGCAGGCATCCCTGAGCTGTCACCTGTCTTTGGGCTGCTCCCGTACCCCTCGACCCCCCAGAATGAAAACCCCCTTGCTGAGTCACCCAGCCCCAGGGAGAACAGGAAAGCCAGCAGGGCCTTGGAGGACCTAGCCAGGCTCGGGGAGGGGTTGCCAGTCCATTCTCTCAAGCAAGATGACTTCGCACGTACTGGTTGCTGGGCTTTGTGGATGGTGGGGATGGAGACTTTGGCTGCCCGGGGTGACATGGGGCAGCAGAACACACAGGTGACGTCCTGCCCACTATGGGGCAGACTAGCTCTGAGCCCCGACCTGCAGCCACGTCCTAGATGCAATCCGGGCTGGCGTCCCCATTAACAAGGAGGTGGCTATGTCCTCAAGTCCTATTACAAATTAGAGGCCACCAAGGACAGAAGAGGGAACAAACCCCAAGCCTGAAGAGTGGGCCACTGGGTCCCCTCAGTCCAGCGTTGCCACAGCAAGTGTTGACCCAGAGCCTTTGGCTGCCAGGTGCCCAGGCCTGGGCCGAGGGCATCCAGGATAGCTCTAGGTGGCGGCGGAGGTCAGCTGGCCAACATCCTGCTCCAGCCTGTGACCGGCTTGCCGAAGGTCATCAAACTTCTGCCTCAGTGCCTCCCCGGCCTGCCACAGCCTCTCATTCATGGCCACGTAGGCCCGGCTCTGCTGGTAGATCTGCTCCTGCTGGTTCTCGGCCCTCGGGGATGTGTCTGGGGGGTCTGGAAGGGAGAAACAGTGTCAGTACCCgcagccagcagccagccttACTTCACAGGTAGGGAGGAAGGGCTTCCAGACCAGGCATGGGGGCACAAGCCTGACACCCAGCAAtcaaggggctgaggcaggaggaccccaTCCTTGGGGACCCTTGGCCACACAGGGAgatggggccagcctgggctgtgacCTGTCTAAAGCCCTAGAAGATGGTCACAGTCACAGGCCTGGAAAACCCCAGGGTTTGGGGGGCACGGAGAGGACAGGGCCCCTCGGCCACCCCAGATTCTAGGGCAGAACTCTAGGAAATGCCCTGCACATATCGCTGCCCCCCAGATCTCCATGTAGGAGCAACTGGTtgtgggcttttcttttttttttttttctcccgttgaggcaaggtcttgaactcacagcaatcctcctgccccggACCCCTGGGTTAGCTTAAGTCACCAAGCTCGGCAGCACCTCGGCTTTGCTTATGATGACCCCACtctgcagagggagggaggaccagtgacaacaacaacaaaaaagagtcgGTCCTCAGTGCCTGGCTGCAATCGGTCAGCTTCCCATCTGCCTGGGACTCGGAGTTCCAGGTCCTCCTACCTTCTGGGGACAGGGCGGTGAAGACAGGATCGTGGGCGGATGCCCCTCGCACGTCCTCCAGGATCTGCTCCACCGTGGGAGGCGCGGGGCGCGTGGGCAGCACCACGCGTTTCTTGGCCTTGGAACTCATCTCGTAGGCCGGCGCGCGCTAACCGGAGGACCTCTCTCGGCTCGGCCCTCCCATCCCGCGAACTCCCTACGCACCCGTTACGGACGGACCTGTGCCGAGGTCCCTACCCGTCTCCTCTTCCCTCGACCTCCGCTCCAGGAACCGAGGCGGCCGCCACCACTTCCGCTTCCTGCTCGCGAGCCTCTACGTGCTTGCACTTCCGGTCTGCTGGAGCGCGGCTTCTTTGGAAACCCCTCCCCCGTCTTCCAGCGTCCCCCGGTGAGAGGAGGCGCGTGGGTCCGCGCTTCCCTGGCTGTGCAGCGTGGCCGAGCGCCCCGTGGGCGCTCAGTAAATGTGGTGTGGACCCTTTCCACGGGGTAACGCCTTCCGGGAGCCTTGCTTTCTTGTGGTGGAACATGTCTTCAATCTCAGTggtcgggaggcaaaggcaggcagtcTAAAAGGTGATCCCAGGACAGCCGGGGCGACAGGGAGGCCTTGTCTCCACAAGGACCGGGAGGGGCGGAGGAGCTAGCTTCCGGGGCTTGGCCGTGGGGCATTTGGGCACTTGGGTGGTCTCTGGGCTTAGAGCAGCTCTTCCTTTATGGCTCCTTAGCCCCCCAGGGACCCGTGTCTCGTTTGAGACCCTGAAAGACACCGCAGACTTGACACCttctatttaacttttatttgccaACGATGAGGTCAGACACGGGGCTGTGGATGGTTCTGGGACAGGGAAGGGACAGATGGTCGGTGGCTGTGGCCCGAGCGCTGTCCACCCTTGTCCTGCTCTTTGCAAAGCGAAGGAAGGAGACAGCTCTTCCACTGGGAGCAGACAAGGCTGAGCCGGGGACCCTCACGTCACCCGTGCAGTGGCCCCCCTGGGGCAGGTCCTATTCCATCCTGGGAGCGGGGTCTTAGGGTTCCCCTTCTGTCCCTAGACTCAGGCATCTCTGGCTCCCCAGCCCTCAGGGTGCTGTGCACTCGTGGTCGTGAGCATTGGGGTGTCTAGCCTGGGGTAGGTGGGCCTTCCTCAAGCAGAGAGGGGTCTCCCGAAAGCCCTGGCCAGCAGGGCCAGTACTTTGGCCCGGGACTGGTAGCCGGAGTGGCCACTGGAGGTGGCAGGCCTTGGAGGAGGCCTGGAGCTCGCCCAGCGTGAGGGACAGGGAACAGGCAGTGTAGTCGCTGGCCAGGCCGCCCCAGGAGGCTCTCAGGAGGGTCACCGCTGCCCTGTTCCCTTGGTCACTGGCTGCTGTGTGTAGGTGTGGACCAGGATGAAGGGGGGACGGTGACTCTCTGCAGAGGGGCGGGATGGAAACGGGGGGGGGCGGGGTGAGGCTGCAGCTCGTGGGCGAGCAGTGCCCACCCGCCCATCCCGGGCCGCTGCGCCTCCTCCCCCCACAAGTGACCATGCGCTGCGGCCACTCACCCTGGCACAGCCCCTCTGTGTCCCTCTGCACACACGTGCGGCTGGTCACCTGGGAGCCGTAGGGCCGCGCCGTCATGTCCTCGGCCGTCCCGTACAGCAGCAGCGTATAGTAGTACAGAGTTCCTGGGCAGGGGTCGCGGTGGGCACCAAGGTGGCCTGCCAGGCTCTGTAGCCAGCCTCAGCGGCCCCCAACCAGGGCCCCAGATCAACCCGGCCTGGCTGCTACACACCCACTTGTGCCAGCGGCTGGAGTACTGTGTGCTGGTGCCCACACCTCCTCACGTCCCCCCGGGGAGGTAACACCTCGTTGTCTACCACTGCTGGGACCACTCCCATGCCGCTCCCGGGTTGCTGCTCGCCTACTGTGTGCCACTGGCCAgactccccctccttccctcagggAACTGCACCTACTGTGTACCGCTGGCCAgactccccctcctcccctcagggaactGCACCTACTGTGTGCCGCTGGCCAgactcccctccttccctcagggAACTGCACCTACTGTGTGCCGCCACCGCCGCCGTTTTTCAGACACACCCACCCCCAAGCCGCTCCCTTCAGGTAACCATATACCTAATCTGCACCAATGGCCAGATCCCCACTCCCCCCATGTTGCtacacctactatgtgccagtaGACAGACCTCCCTCACACTCTGCCTGTAACTGCATACCTACTATGCACTGGCGGCTGGGACCCGCCCATCCTCCAG
Proteins encoded in this window:
- the Apc2 gene encoding adenomatous polyposis coli protein 2 isoform X3, whose amino-acid sequence is MSARRRSAGPLPSLRPRAGRLLSGRGSMGLLGLLSLLHSAFFGDQALQELKMTSSMASYEQLVRQVEALKAENTHLRQELRDNSTHLSKLETETSGMKEVLKHLQGKLEQEARVLVSSGQTEVLEQLKALQTDISSLYNLKFQPPALGPEPVARTPEGSPVHGSGPSKDSFGELSRATIRLLEELDQERCFLLSEIEKEEKEKLWYYSQLQGLSKRLDELPHVDTQFSMQMDLIRQQLEFEAQHIRSLMEERFGTSDEMVQRAQIRASRLEQIDKELLEAQDRVQQREPQALLAVKPVTVEEDQEAEVPTHPEDGAPQPGNSKVEVVFWLLSMLATRDQEDTARTLLAMSSSPESCVAMRRSGCLPLLLQILHGTEAGVGVRTGTPGAPGAKDARMRANAALHNIVFSQPDQGLARKEMRVLHVLEQIRAYCETCWDWLQARDSGADGGTGGTPVPIEPQICQATCAVMKLSFDEEYRRAMNELGGLQAVAELLQVDYEMHKMTRDPLNLALRRYAGMTLTNLTFGDVANKATLCARRGCMEAIVAQLGSESEELHQVVSSILRNLSWRADLNSKKVLREVGSMTALMECVLRANKESTLKSVLSALWNLSAHSTENKAAICQVDGALGFLVSTLTYRCQGNSLAVIESGGGILRNVSSLIATREDYRQVLRDHNCLQTLLQHLTSHSLTIVSNACGTLWNLSARSPRDQELLWDLGAVGMLRNLVHSKHKMIAMGSAAALRNLLAHRPAKYQAAAAAVSPGSCVPSLYVRKQRALEAELDARHLAHALGHLEKQGLPEAEAATKKAPPPLRHLDGLVQDYASDSGCFDDDDAPSLAAAATTAEPGSPAVLSMFLGGPFLQGQALARAPAARQGGLEAEKEAVGGEAAVAAKAKAKLALAVARIDRLVEDISALHTSSDDSFSLSSGDPGQEAPAPREGRAQSCSPCRGTEGGRREAGGRAHPLLRLKAAHTSLSNDSLNSGSTSDGYCPREHMRPCPLAALAEHHDDPMRGQARPSRLDLDLPGRSEPPARDTAAARVRTIKLSPTYQHVPLLDGAAATGVRPLAGPGASPGARKQAWLPADSLSKVPEKLVAPPLPVASRVLQKLVAQDGPLSLSRCSSLSSLSSAGHAGPSQAGNLEDSDSSLEGLEEAGPGEAELDGAWRASGSTSLPVSIPAPCRGRSRGLGVEDATPSSSSENCVQETPLVLSRCSSVSSLGSFESRSIASSIPSDPCSGLGSGTVSPSELPDSPGQTMPPSRSKTPPAPPGQPETSQFSLQWESYVKRFLDIADCRERCQPPSELDAGSVRFTVEKPDENFSCASSLSALALHELYVQKDVELRLRPPACPERAAGGSGHRRRDEAGGRLDGPAPTGPRARSAAEKELEALRECLGAAVPARLHKVASALVPGRRALPVPVYMLVPAPAPEEDGGTDSAEGTPVNFSSAASLSDETLQGPSRDKPGGPADRQKPTGRAAPSRQARGHRAKAAGAGKSAEPARGAGRNRAGLELPLSRPQSAPSNRDGACQPRSRGDGALQSLCLTTPTEEAVYCFYDSEEEPPAAAPPPRRASAIPRALKREKAAGRKEAPARAAQPAVAPARAQPRLIVDETPPCYSLTSSASSLSEPEASEQPAGHPRAGRAQAAARAPGLGSKQNSSPSPRAEEKLLQRCISSALPRRRTQVPGSRRRKPRAARSDVRPAEVPRKCREEVPGSDPASDLDSVEWQAIQEGANSIVTWLHQAAAKTSLEASSESDSLLSLVSGLSAGSTLPSSKPRRGRKPATEAGSAWRPEKRGPASTKVGGSARLPGGPEKARGTQKTAAGEPAMLRGRTVIYAASPASRAQARGLSGPCTAPKKTGASGAAPPETATKAPSPAQQRSRSLHRPGKISELAALSHPPRSATPPARLAKAPSSSSSQSSPASQPLPRRSPLATPTAGPLPGPGGSPAPKSPARALLAKQHKTQKSPVRIPFMQRPARRGPPALAMPSPEPGPRGRAGAEGASGARGGRLGLVRVASARSSGSESSDRSGFRRQLTFIKESPGLLRRRRSELASPASAASPASPAPAASPRRGRPALPAVFLCSSRCEELRASPRRPPGPQRSPQAKPGLAAPRAPRRTSSESPSRLPVRAAPARPETVKRYASLPHISVGRGPDGTAPAPGGRPGAPRRGSDGEARPLPRVAAPGTTWRRIRDEDVPHILRSTLPATALPLRSPSPQDGPAGAPPRKTSDAVVQTEDVAAPKTNSSTSPSLESRDPPQAPAGGPAAPPGSDVDGPAVAKPPASAPFSHEGLSVVAGGFPTSRHGSPSRAARVPPFNYVPSPMAVATPASDSAVEKAPVTSPASLQE